The window TAAATCCTGATTTAGTTATAATGGATATAACTATGCCAGAAGTTGATGGAATTCAGGCAGTTAAAGAAATAAAAAAAATAGATAATAATTCAAAGATTGTAATGTGTTCTGCTATGGGACAACAAGCTATGGTAATAGAAGCAATACAAGCAGGTGCTAAAGATTTTATTGTAAAACCATTTCAAGCTGATAGAGTTATTGAAGCTGTAAATAAAGCAATAGGATAGTGTAAAAAATGAATGATTTTATAAATATATTATTTGCAATATTTTCTTTTGGAGTAATTTTAGTACTTGCTTATTTTACAA is drawn from Senegalia massiliensis and contains these coding sequences:
- a CDS encoding response regulator, translating into MSKRILIVDDAAFMRMMIKDILSKNGYEIVGEADNGQKAIEKFKELNPDLVIMDITMPEVDGIQAVKEIKKIDNNSKIVMCSAMGQQAMVIEAIQAGAKDFIVKPFQADRVIEAVNKAIG